In Halictus rubicundus isolate RS-2024b chromosome 1, iyHalRubi1_principal, whole genome shotgun sequence, the sequence atgaaaatattttaaaactcGTGTTCGATATCTATTCTTGTTTGACATCGCATTTCTCTCGTAACATGCAGTTGCGACATCTATGCGAACATAACCTAGAACGCGGGAAATTTTTAAAAGAACTTGATACTTACTAAACCTTGTTGTTGCCTACAGTAAAAAAGAAACTGGACCTAGTatcatttttacattattatattaaaaaccAAACGACTTGAAACGAAATAATTGTTACCATTGGagagaaatttcaaaaaaaaaaagtgtgcaACTTTTACCATTTGCTTTTGTAACagttgaatttattaaaacatcgTTGTATGCGCGAAGAAGCTAAATAATTTAAAagcatatttaaaatattttatttattatttctcctCTACTGTAAAGTGATTAGCAGTTATGTACATTTACTAATCACTTTTGCATGAAACGTTTTGATGCATACAAAATATGTGAAAAAGTAAAAATCTTAAAACTTAAGGTGTCAGCCGTTTGGGGTCACGGGGGAACATCGAGACTTTCCTGATGTTATCCAAACCAAGGTATAGCATCACAACACGCTCCATTCCGATACCACCGCCGGCATGAGGAGGACATCCGTATCTAAATGCGTCGATGTATGACTTAATTTTCTCCAAATCTGAAATATTAAGACAATAATAAATACCTTGGAATAGGAAACTTTATGTAGAAAATATTAGTTAATCTAAACCTACCAATTCCATGATGCTTGGCGCGTTCTGTGAGAAGCTCGGGATCATGAATACGCTGTGCACCAGAAATGATTTCCTCGCCACGCATAAACATATCGTACGAATTTGACAATTTCTGtaattcaatattcaatttcTGAATATTCAACATATGTAATGATAATTAATATGATGAATTATGTACTTACGGGATTATTTGGATCTGGCATTGTGTAGAAAGGCCTCACTGCTAATGGGTACTTGTCCAACATATAGAAATCAGTGTCGTACTGAAAGCAAAATTAGAAGCGTTTAATTTACATTCCAAGCTATATATTAGGCCAGTGCAAAAGTTTGTGCCCAAttctttgttgtattttaatataaaatcggGCAAGAACTTTTGTTCTCACTTAATACTTTGAGGTATATTATGAATGAGAAATCGTACTTTTGCCTTCACAAGTTTGCCCAACAATTTCTCATCGGGTGTAGACAAATCGTCTTCCTCGCCCAAAGTTACTCCAGCTTCCGCCAATAACTCGATCGCGTCGCTAAATTCTAATTTCAGGGCCGGATCTAAGAATTTGAAAGGTTCCACGTTGTACTGTTGACGTACAGCCTCAATTTCGGCAGCGTAACTAAAATCATATAACAGAATCATTGTAAAGAAAAGGCCTGGTTTAGTCTTGTGCTGATTAGTACATATTTACTTACTTATTGCGAAGACCTTTGAACATTTCTGTGAACATTTGCCCAATAGTCTCCATCACCTCGTGGTAATGATATTTAAATGCCATTTCCAAATCGAGACCGACGAATTCCGTCAAGTGTCTGTGCGTGTTAGAATCTTCAGCTCTAAAAACTGAGCAATTATTGCATATATTAGATAATTACATTTATAGCGAATTATAATGGATCATTTGTTAGATTTCTAATTCTATAGTACCTGCTCCTACAGTAAAAACTTTGTCAAAGTCAGCAGCAATAGCCATTTGCTTGTACAGCTGAGGAGATTGAGCTAGATAAGCATTTCCTTTAAAGTATGATACTGTAA encodes:
- the Asprs gene encoding aspartyl-tRNA synthetase encodes the protein MGEDKPAESPVGGDEISKKALKKQQKEAEKAAKKAERKAQNQAQQESSQEEDVSVGKYGDTGMIQSKEKYTERKFTDIKNLTPALENQTIWLRGRLHTSRAKGKQCFIVLRQQSYTVQGLAAVNEKTSKQMIKFISNITKESIVDTEAVVKCVPSKIESCTQKDVEVHIEKIFVISAAKPQLPLQIEDASRPMGEADDNALNIKVNQDTRLDNRVLDLRTPANQAIYRVEAGVCKLFRDILTNKGFVEIHTPKIISAASEGGANVFTVSYFKGNAYLAQSPQLYKQMAIAADFDKVFTVGAVFRAEDSNTHRHLTEFVGLDLEMAFKYHYHEVMETIGQMFTEMFKGLRNNYAAEIEAVRQQYNVEPFKFLDPALKLEFSDAIELLAEAGVTLGEEDDLSTPDEKLLGKLVKAKYDTDFYMLDKYPLAVRPFYTMPDPNNPKLSNSYDMFMRGEEIISGAQRIHDPELLTERAKHHGIDLEKIKSYIDAFRYGCPPHAGGGIGMERVVMLYLGLDNIRKVSMFPRDPKRLTP